AATAAAATCACCTCCTTAATGTTATTGTGGAATATTATATTATATAAAGCTAAAATAATCCATAGTATAAATATTGGAAATTTACTAATACTATAATTGCTAATCTTTTATAGCTTGGCAGGTTGCCAAAAGACAGCAAATTAATTAACGATTTACTGTCTTTTGTTCTTTTTTCTAAAATACCAAATGATAATACCAGTGGTTGGGTATTCTCGGTTCATGTATATACTTAAAGAGCTCATATTTATGCATGATCCCTATTTTTATTAATACACAATTACTACATTGTTCATCAACATGATATAAAAACTTCTATTTAAATTATATTTCCAAGTAATTTTCTGGGTTGTCTAAAATCTCTTGGATAATACTAAAATATTGTCCAATATGTATTCCATCAACCAATGCATGATGTACTTGTATGGATATTGGCAACTTAATTTTACCACTTTCCTCAAAAAAATTTCCCCATGATATTCTTGGAATACTATCAACAGGACTCATTTGAATTGGGTGAGTTATATTAGTAAATGAAACCCATGGAATACTTGTGATATATAATAAGTCATCACGTCCTGGTTCATCTTTTATGCTAATATTGTTTTTTGCCTTTTCAATTTCAGTTAATGTATTGATTTTAAATTCCTTGAATTTTTCTATAAATTTTGAAGTACAAAAACTAAACACTTCTTCATCAGTCATTACAGTAAAAGATGGATTTGTTGTCTCATGCTCTATCACCTTATCATCTCTTATCCGAAGTCTAAATTCTTTTATGTTATTTGCTGTTTTAGTAGAAACATATAGAATTGATATGAAAAATGGCAATTTATTTCTTTTTAAATATCTATAAATTTCATTAAAATATCACTCTCCTTCTAATATTGCACAAAAATTTACCAAAGTTGTACTAATTGGTGATAGAGATGTATAATTTTAAATATTGAATAAATTTTTATATAAGAAGACATCATACTCCTATAACTAAAAATAAAGTATATGGAGGAATAAAGTAATGCTTTTTAAAAAAATAGCTATATTTTTTTTTGTTATCGTCATAATTGCTAAACTAAGTATTAATTATGATAATAACGTATATGCTAGTAACGATAAAATAGTTAATGTTGATGTATTACTATATACCTTTGATGATCCTTTCATGTCATCACTCAAACAAAGCTTAGAAAATATTCAAAAAGAAAATCCAACTAAAATTCATTTTACTTTTCATGATGGAAAAAATAATATAGCTTTGCAAAATGAAGAATTAGATTCTATTGTTAATAGAGGTAGCGTCGATTTAGTTATGGCAAACTTAGCTGATATAAGTGAAAATGCTGTAAATGGAGCTTTTGGTATAGTTAAGCCAAAAGAAATTCCAATAGTTTTTTTAGATGTTCCTCAAGATGTAGTATCAAAAGTTTCTAAAAATTATAAAAAAGCTGCATTTATATTAGCAAATTCTGATTTAGCTGGTACTGTTCAAGGTAATATTTTAGTTAATTTATGGAATTCTAATAAAAAAGCTATAGATAAAAATAATGATAACATCTTGCAGTATGTTTTATTACAAGGTGAAATTGATAATCCTGTAGCAATTGATAGAACAAATTATGTTATTTCAACAATTAATAACTCTGGAATCAGTACACAACAACTTGCACTTATAAATGCTAATTGGTTTAAAGAATTAGCTAGAGATTCTATTGAATCTCTATTTCTTAGATATAATGATAGAATTGAAGCAATAATATCAAACAATGATGCTATGGCAATAGGCGCTATCGAAGCATTACAAAAATATGGATTTAACACAGGGGATGAATCGAAAAATATAGCAGTTGTAGGAATTGATGCTATACCTGAAGCTAGAGATTTAATTGATAAAGGATTTATGACTGGTACTGTTATTCAAGATCCAAAAGTTTTAGCTGAAGTATTTTATAATGTTGGAATGAATTTAGTTAACAATTTGAATCCTATAGAAAATACCAATTATAAAATCATTAATGGAGAAATTATAGTTCCATTCCCTTACGAGGAATATGTCAAGAAATAATAGCAAAAGCAGTAGTTTGATTGCCCCTTACTGCTGCTCTATAAACTCTCACAATAATTATAATCATTAAATTCATAAAATTAGCTCTACCTTACTTCAATTACTTCATCATTATTTACCATCATGCATTGATTATAACACATTCTGTAAGCATGATATTTAAAATTTTACACAAAAAAAATAAGCAGTAGTGGATTGCTCCTGGCTACTGCTCCATTAAATTATCATTTCTTTTTTTTCGGTTCAACGAATAAATAATATATACTCATTACCACAAATGTTTGAGAAAAAATAGATATAGAAGATGTTACCAAAATGCTTAGAGAAGCCACCCCAAAGGCAACTAGTAATGCCGTTATTGAAATTACTGTATTATTAAAATCACAAACAAAATCATCTATTTTTATTATTAAGTTTTTAGAAAATATATATAATATAATTGAAATAATAATCGGTAATATTATCATTTCAAATAACTCATTTCTTTTACTTGTCTTAAAAAAATTGAATAAGATTATATATATTTTCTTAAACATGTTTATTCCTCACTTTCTTCAATTTCTAAAAATATATTATTAAAATACTCCTTAAATTCTACATTAAGCAATTTATTATAATTTTTAAATATGTCTTCACTGTTAACTAATCCATCGACACTTAACTCTGTTTCTATATATTTACTTAATTTCATACGTTCTGTATCAAGCGATATTGGGTTTCCATCAGCTCTACCACCAATAACAATTCTACTTATTTTTTCTTTTTTAGTTGGATTATTAAAGTTTTCAAAGTATTTAATAACTTTAGATTTGGAAAATGATAACCCTTTTATTGGTCTATACCACACATCTACATTTTTTCTTAATACATTCTCTTCACCATAAGCAATATCTTCATCTTGAGTAAGATTTTCTTTATCTACACTTACTCTAAGAAGTGATATTTTATCCATTTTTTCAAGTTCCTTAACAAAATCTGGTGAAGGAACTATTTCTATTTTAATTTCAAAGCCTAATAATTTATCACATTTTTCTTTCGCAAAATTATCCTTGACCCATTGCCTATATATCTTATTTATATTTTCAGAAATCATTCCAATTGTTACAGCACCAATTATTTTTTCAAAAATTAATACTGCTCTATTAGTATTTTTATATGTTTTTATAACATAGTGCTGTCTTTCTTCATCTCCATCAGTTTTATCTTTATGATATTTAGGAGTTAATGTATTAATATCTACTACATTAGTATTCTTGTTAAATTTTATATATTTTATTCGTATTTAAAATTTGAATAATTAACTTATAAATTTCTAATCAGCGTTTATAAATATCTTTATCTCGTCATTGAAACCACTTTAAAATGCTTTAGATATATTTTCAGTACCACTATTTCTAGAAAGTTGATTAATCTGCATTGTCACTGTAACACTACCGTCCTCCTCTTTAAGTTTTTAATAAAACTATTTACTTATTAATCTAAAATACCATTAAAAAGATAGTATCCATCCCGAAAGAACTAATTATTTATTTTCTTTTTATACTCACTTATTGTTATACCAGTCCATATATGAAATGCTCTTACAAAAGAATTTAAATCTTGATACCCTAATAGGTAAGCTATATCATCACTCGATATATCTGAATTTTTTAAATAATGCCTTGCAAGTAGTTCTCTAGTATGGTTTAGCTGTTTTTGGAATGTAGTATCTTCTTCTTTTAATTTTCTTTGAAGAGTTCTTGTGCTACAACCTAATTTTGATGACACATCATCTATGCTTCCTTCTCCTGCTGGTAAAAGTTCTATAAGTGCACTTCTAACTCTAGCTGCATAAGTGTCATCTATTTCTAATTCGCTAAGTCGCCTTCTTAATTCTGGCTTAAAATACTCCCACATAACATCATTTTGGCTTATAAAAGGACGTAGCGCATCTTCCTTTGATATAGTCAATATGTTTCTTGTTCCTACTTTAGGCCTTATTCCAAAAAACTTTTCATAATTATCATTATCTATCTTATGCTTTGTCATAACTTCCTTAGGTATACTATGAGTTTTGGTAGCATTTCTAATAAGTTGCACTAAAAATACCATTTCTATTTCAACTAAAAACTCTGGTAATTCGCTTTCTTTATTTTCAAAACTCATCTCCAATGTTATGTTATCTTTGTTTTCATTAACTAGGAATACTAATGGGCCTATAAGTTTTTTATATGTTGATATTCTTTTCATACAAGTTAATGCATTCCTACTGCAATAAGCCGCAAATATAGGTGGCGAAAATGTTTCTATATTTTCTATTGTACCAATCTTTATTGGGACACACTCATCATTTGATAACTCTTTTAGTATTTCCATAAATCTTATATATTCAATTGCTGTTAAAGAAGGTATTTGATGACTAAATAAATCTTCAGGTAAGTTAGATTTTTTTAGTACTTCTGCAATTGATATGCCAAGACTTCCGATTAAATCTGCAAATTTTCTATCTAGTATAAATTTATTATTAGACATTTAAACTCCTTCCATATCTATCAGTAGATATTTCTTTAAAATACGGATTAATGTATCTCCCTTTTTTAATTGTTGATTTTCCATATTGTATTGCTTTTTTAGGACAATGATGAATACATGCCAAACATTGAGAGCACTCACCACTCCACTGAGGTTTTCCTTTTGCTAATGTTATTATATTTGAAGTACATACTTTTTCACACTTTCCACATGATACACAATCATCCGTTGAATAAAATTTTGATACATTATTAAAAAATATTTCAAAAATCGTATTCATTGCACCAGTTAAAAACCTTGATGTAAGTCCTTTTTCTAGCTCAAATACATTTTGTTTTCTTTCTTTTATTAATGTGTTTATTTTTTTTATTTTATTTTTAGCATTCTCAAGCTTTCTTCTTTCCACTTCTTTTGAATCTACGTCACCTAATATTATATAATTATTTGGCATAATAATTGAGAATCCACTATTTAAAGTCATCTCTTTATTATTAAGATCTTTTTTTATTATCCCTATAGCATTTCCTGCATCATCACCACAAGTAGCTACTGAAAAAACATAATTATTTTTATAATTCTTAAATTTAACATTTTTAATAAATTCCTTTACCATATTCGGAAGTGAATAAGCATAAATAGGATATATAATCCCAATAACTTCTCCATCCTTTAAAGTAAAATCTAATTCTTTTTTTTCATTAATTAGCTTAGAAATAGAAATTATTGTATCATTATTTGCCTTTGCAATTTCACTTGCTACATACCCCGAATTACCCGTTCCTGTGAAATAAAAAATCATTTATTCTACTCCTTTTTGAATTTATTCATTTTTATTTTTCTTGTTGTATTTGATATATTTGTTTTAACATTAATTTTTTAGGCATAATTTGTAACATACTCATCATAGCTTTTTGAGAAGCTGTAACCCCTACAATAATATCTAATTTACCTTGTAACATTGGCTACAATATATGGACTGCCTATCTTAGCAAATAAAGGTGTATTATTCATATCAGATGTTTTTGCAAATTCTGTTTTTGTTACTTCAGGTAATAATGCTGTAACTGTTACGTTTGTATCATTATAATTCTTGTGCTATTGCATTGCTAAAAGATAAAACATAAACTTTTGATGCATAGTAAACAGCTTGTAATGGACCAACCATAAGAGCTGCTGTTGATTATACATTTAGTACCTTACCACTATTTCTTTTTACAAAGTCAAGTAAAAAGAACATTGTTAAAGTAGTTAATGTGACTATATTAACTTGAATCATTTGTAAATCTAATTCCATTGGACGTTCATGAAAATAACCACGTCCTCCAAATCCGGCATTGTTTATAAGGTAATCTACTTCGATGCCTACTTCTCTTACTTCATTATAAATTTCAATAGGTGATTGTGGTAGTGTTAACTTCACACCAACAAAAAAATAATTTTTGTTCCTTAATCATAGAAAACTTACAACGTTTGTACCCCATTGTTATTTTATCCAGCATTTTTGCTTCATTGGCTACTGCTTTTTCTATCTGTGCTCTTACTTTATCAGCCGCTTTCTTTGAGCATACTGGAGCAAGAGTGGTTTCTGGATTTAATGGATTACCTACTATCATCTGATCAATCGCACCCTGCACAGACTTCTGAATATCTGCATCCGGCATAACAACCATGGCATCTGAACCGCCAAGTTCCATAACACATTTCTTAAGATTATGACCCAATTTTGCCGCAACACCACGTCCTACCGTTGTACTTCCTGTAAGCGTAATTCCACAGATGCGCGGATCTGCAATCAGGTCATCAGACTGCTTATAATCAATAAAAAGATTTGTAAGGCAGCCATCCGGAAGTCCAGCATCCTTAAATAGCTTCTCCATTGTAAGTGCGCATTGTGGGCAGTTCGAAGCATGCTTTAAAACAACAACATTTCCTGCCATTAGCTGTGCCGCCGGTCTTGTCATCTGAAAGAAGGGTACATTCCACGGTTCGATCATGTAAATAATGCCCAGTGGCTGATAGATACCAACTGCATTTCCAGACATCTGGTCTGTTGTTTTTACAAAATGAGGTTTTAATAATTCTTTTGCATTATCTGCATAATAGCTCATAATTTCCGTACAGATATTCATCTCCCAAGCTGCAATAGTAACTAATTTGCCAGTCTCAATTGTATTAATTGCTGCAAGTTCTTCTCTTCTCTCTACTGCGAGCTCTGCCGCTCTTTGAAGAATTGCTGCTCTTTCTTCAAATGTTGTCTTAGACCATAATTTGTATACCTCCTGTGTCTTAACAAGCTTTGCCTAAAGTTCCTCATTTGTTAGTTAAACTCTGCTGTTACCTCACCAGTGTAAGGATTTGTTGTTTTGTAAGCCATAATTTTGTCCTCACTTTCTTTGATTTGGATTTTTAACTTGTTAATTATGTTACGTGTAAAACACGTGCTGCTGTCAGCTTCTCTTCATCAGGATGTCAACGATGTAGTTCCGTGTATTGTAATAAAATCTAATCTAAACATTCAATTTTTTCTCTGACTTTATTTCTTTGCGCTTCCTCTCAGCTGCATATTATAAACATTGTCCATCAGCATTTTCTTTGGAAGGATTGGTGTCAGCTTCATGAAGATCTTCTGAATTCCTACAAGTCCTGCTGTCACATTCATTTCTCCCTT
The window above is part of the Clostridium saccharoperbutylacetonicum N1-4(HMT) genome. Proteins encoded here:
- a CDS encoding chloramphenicol acetyltransferase, with amino-acid sequence MYRYLKRNKLPFFISILYVSTKTANNIKEFRLRIRDDKVIEHETTNPSFTVMTDEEVFSFCTSKFIEKFKEFKINTLTEIEKAKNNISIKDEPGRDDLLYITSIPWVSFTNITHPIQMSPVDSIPRISWGNFFEESGKIKLPISIQVHHALVDGIHIGQYFSIIQEILDNPENYLEI
- a CDS encoding galactose ABC transporter substrate-binding protein — translated: MLFKKIAIFFFVIVIIAKLSINYDNNVYASNDKIVNVDVLLYTFDDPFMSSLKQSLENIQKENPTKIHFTFHDGKNNIALQNEELDSIVNRGSVDLVMANLADISENAVNGAFGIVKPKEIPIVFLDVPQDVVSKVSKNYKKAAFILANSDLAGTVQGNILVNLWNSNKKAIDKNNDNILQYVLLQGEIDNPVAIDRTNYVISTINNSGISTQQLALINANWFKELARDSIESLFLRYNDRIEAIISNNDAMAIGAIEALQKYGFNTGDESKNIAVVGIDAIPEARDLIDKGFMTGTVIQDPKVLAEVFYNVGMNLVNNLNPIENTNYKIINGEIIVPFPYEEYVKK
- a CDS encoding helix-turn-helix domain-containing protein; this translates as MSNNKFILDRKFADLIGSLGISIAEVLKKSNLPEDLFSHQIPSLTAIEYIRFMEILKELSNDECVPIKIGTIENIETFSPPIFAAYCSRNALTCMKRISTYKKLIGPLVFLVNENKDNITLEMSFENKESELPEFLVEIEMVFLVQLIRNATKTHSIPKEVMTKHKIDNDNYEKFFGIRPKVGTRNILTISKEDALRPFISQNDVMWEYFKPELRRRLSELEIDDTYAARVRSALIELLPAGEGSIDDVSSKLGCSTRTLQRKLKEEDTTFQKQLNHTRELLARHYLKNSDISSDDIAYLLGYQDLNSFVRAFHIWTGITISEYKKKINN
- a CDS encoding EFR1 family ferrodoxin (N-terminal region resembles flavodoxins. C-terminal ferrodoxin region binds two 4Fe-4S clusters.), with protein sequence MIFYFTGTGNSGYVASEIAKANNDTIISISKLINEKKELDFTLKDGEVIGIIYPIYAYSLPNMVKEFIKNVKFKNYKNNYVFSVATCGDDAGNAIGIIKKDLNNKEMTLNSGFSIIMPNNYIILGDVDSKEVERRKLENAKNKIKKINTLIKERKQNVFELEKGLTSRFLTGAMNTIFEIFFNNVSKFYSTDDCVSCGKCEKVCTSNIITLAKGKPQWSGECSQCLACIHHCPKKAIQYGKSTIKKGRYINPYFKEISTDRYGRSLNV
- a CDS encoding SDR family NAD(P)-dependent oxidoreductase, with amino-acid sequence MKLTLPQSPIEIYNEVREVGIEVDYLINNAGFGGRGYFHERPMELDLQMIQVNIVTLTTLTMFFLLDFVKRNSGKVLNV